A genomic region of Balaenoptera acutorostrata chromosome 4, mBalAcu1.1, whole genome shotgun sequence contains the following coding sequences:
- the FBXO45 gene encoding F-box/SPRY domain-containing protein 1, with the protein MAAPTPGAGAASGGAGCSGGGGAGAGAGSGAAGAGGRLPSRVLELVFSYLELSELRSCALVCKHWYRCLHGDENSEVWRSLCARSLAEEALRTDILCNLPSYKAKIRAFQHAFSTNDCSRNVYIKKNGFTLHRNPIAQSTDGARTKIGFSEGRHAWEVWWEGPLGTVAVIGIATKRAPMQCQGYVALLGSDDQSWGWNLVDNNLLHNGEVNGSFPQCNNAPKYQIGERIRVILDMEDKTLAFERGYEFLGVAFRGLPKVCLYPAVSAVYGNTEVTLVYLGKPLDG; encoded by the exons ATGGCGGCGCCGACCCCGGGGGCTGGGGCAGCCTCGGGAGGCGCTGGCTGTAGCGGTGGCGGCGGCGCGGGCGCCGGCGCCGGCTCCGGGGCcgcgggggccgggggccggcTGCCCAGCCGGGTGCTGGAGTTGGTGTTCTCCTACCTGGAGCTGTCCGAGCTGCGGAGCTGCGCCCTGGTGTGCAAGCACTGGTACCGCTGCCTGCACGGCGATGAGAACAGCGAGGTGTGGCGGAGCCTGTGCGCCCGCAGCTTGGCAGAGGAGGCTCTGCGCACGGACATCCTCTGCAACCTGCCCAGCTACAAGGCCAAG ATACGTGCTTTCCAGCATGCTTTCAGCACTAACGACTGCTCCAGGAATGTCTACATTAAGAAGAATGGGTTTACTTTACATCGAAACCCCATCGCTCAGAGCACTGATGGTGCAAGGACCAAGATTGGTTTCAGTGAGGGCCGCCATGCATGGGAAGTGTGGTGGGAGGGCCCTCTGGGCACTGTGGCAGTGATCGGAATTGCCACAAAACGAGCCCCCATGCAGTGCCAAGGTTATGTGGCATTGCTGGGCAGTGATGaccagagctggggctggaatcTAGTGGACAATAATCTACTACATAATGGAGAAGTCAATGGCAGTTTTCCACAATGCAACAATGCACCAAAATATCAG ATAGGAGAAAGAATTCGAGTCATCTTGGACATGGAAGATAAGACTTTAGCTTTTGAACGTGGATATGAATTCCTGGGGGTTGCCTTTAGAGGACTTCCAAAGGTCTGCTTATATCCagcagtttctgctgtatatggTAACACAGAAGTGACTTTGGTTTACCTTGGAAAACCTTTGGATGGATGA